From the genome of Rhododendron vialii isolate Sample 1 chromosome 10a, ASM3025357v1:
gATGCTCTTTGGCGCCAAGTCCTTGATTAGGAAGATACTCAAAAATACCTcctctcaaaataaaataaaattaatgacTTGTGTAACTTCTTAATTATAAGTAGAGGTGGTAATctcaactcatattttttttaacccgCCCAAATCAACCCACTTATAATCCAGCCAACCCATCCGtattgtataatgggttgatatgggttaTCAACCCATATGAACCCATATTTATATGAATTTAGATGAGTTGAAAATGCGTTTAATATGGGCTGGAAGTACAAGACCCATACTTAATTGGGTTTGGAAATTAATTTCCCGAAAGTATTGTCTACCGTAGGTCGTAGCTGATGGCTGGCTCCCCTCCCAGTCCACTGGACTCCCTTCTTCCTCGTCGTCTTCTTTGAAAAATCACTGCATATATATTTtcgaaatttttgaaattaaagctAGTATAAATACTGgagataaaattggaaaaattattcatttttctgATAATATTGTAgttgttaaaaaatatattaaaatcaaataaatttatTAGATCATAGAGTGTTTGTTGAATTTGGAATTTTTGTAGTGTTACATGGGGGTATTGTTCCTTGGTCATTCAACAAGTGTTGGCCGAGtgggaagaaagaaaataaaaaattataaacatcTATGTCATAAACATTTTTAAGTGGTACCTATCGAAATCATTTAATAATTGTACATATACTTCTTctttaaaagagagaaaataagcCTTCTCTTAAATCGTGATTTAAACACTAGCTAGAGCGTTGGAAtcagtcaaaaaaaatttgaataaaagatgcacttattttttgatttaaagaTGACGAATTGAGAGAGAATGACATATCTCGTAAAATGAGAAATGagtgtttaaaaaataagaaccttagcgggaTGATTGTTCAACTTTCCCAAATTTATGAAGAATATAACTCATTAACTGAATGTAATGCATAACAGTGGCACGGACGCAACTAttatttgaaagatgtattattgccctaaaaaaatgataaacCCATTGTTTGGTGGTTGTTTACATAACTAGATTTCCCCATTTTATTCTATAAAACTTCtatctttaattttttcattaaaaatagaaaatatggTGCACTTCTAGAGAAAGGGAGTTGCGAAATATCATTAcccaaaattatgaaaattatAGTTCTCCAGTTGCAGAAAAGGAAGCTTGAAAATCTTTTGCAAAATTGATTGCAGAAGCACAAGCTAAACAAAACAACGTTGTCCATACtttcgtaaaatatttttgaaatgaaaagaaacatAGTCTAACAGCTAGACTTAACcaaaccacccccccccccccacacacacacacacacacacacactcacacagacacacacacacacccaaaagattgggtcgggtcgggtttggcttagcccatatttgacccgaccAATTTCAACTCACCTAATATTGACCCATATCCGACCCGCCCATATTCAACCAACAACTCATTTTAACCCGCTCAAACCGGCCCATTTGTCACCTCTAATTGTAAGTAACCTAAAAGGGGGGTTCAATAGATTTTCGTGATTTTTGCAAGAAGAGTTGACAAGATCTCAGTTTCTCGCATTTTCGCTCATTCTCTTTCTGATAAAACATACAAAAAGTTGATAATGTTTTTTACTCTTTCCATAATTTTCTAGTATTCTTTTGCTAATCAAAAGGACCTAAGATTAAGATGGAAATAAACAGTCCCAATTTCCATCTTAAAAACAAGAGGGAAAGCACAAGTTCCAATTTCTGATCGATCCAACAGGCCCACAAATTGCCTAGACAAAGGGAACTGATTAAAGGAAAACTAGAACTGGGAAGTAAATTGATTTCCACATGAAAGGGTAATGTaataaattcacatgaatacaaaatacaaaaggaaGCGCAGATGGTAACAaagggagtgcaaaaatcactatCCGAAAACCCAGATGACAGCATCTCACCACTGCATTGGTCTACTTTGCAGCCATTTGAAAGACACTAACTTATTTTTGGACCGGCATCAGACAAGTACTCTAGTAAGAACAAAGATATCGATTCGAACAAAAGAACAACCAGAAGAAACGGTCAACAGACTTATTTTTGGACCGGCATCAGACAAGTACTCTAGTAAGAACAAATATATCGATTCGAACAAAAGAACAACCGGAAGAAACGGTCAATAGACTTATTTTTGGACCGGCATTTAGACAAGTACTCTAGTAAGAACAAAGATATCGATTCGAACAAAAAAACAACCGGAAGAAACGGTCAACAGATCTAAACGGACTTTTGTTGGCTGTGTCGTAGTATACCATACACATCAACGATACCGGGAGGGAACACAGGATCTGTTGCAGCTCTTACAGCAACCCTTGCCACTGAATTCACGCTGACCGGAGGTGTTAACAGCGGGCCAACCAGTGGGATTTGGCTGAGTGGCTTTGCGTGTTTGAGAACCTGCAGTAAAAATATGTATTGCAAGTTAAAAGGTTTACCATCACCCTGTGGGTAATCAAGCTAAAGTGGCTAACCTTTATATGACAAAATCTAGAGACAGACACACATGCATTAGATGAGAatatttttggggaaaaaaatctttattagcAGAAGACCActtcttcctattttttttaaaaaaacacaaaataacaGCGAGTTGCATGTGATGAATAGCGACAATCATCTGATAACATGTGACCTAACATGCTAATGTCCTCACCCCAAGTGATTGGCCTAGGGCTAGGGGTCAAGGCTTTGGGACGTTATTGGTTGCTTCCTCCTAAGGTCTAAGGTTCAAAACCTCTTAGGTGCTATCCACTCCTTTGGGGGTCAAGTCCATACGGAGCTTTGTTCTGGTTTTAACTTGGGCCCCCACTAGTGGACAGTGCAATTGATCGAGGTGCATGTAAGTTGGCCCAAACActtgagtttaaaagaaaaacatgccAATGGCCTTTGGCAGAATAAGGTGACACAGAAAGACGAATGAAATGAAGGGTTTGTACAACTTGTGCCAAGTAATTAGGGAAAAAGGTGTTCTTTAATTGAACTCAGGTGAGATTAGCAAGTGGACTATTTTGTTAATCGGCCACAGAGGCCAAATCAACGGTTTCAATAATGGCTTTGCTGCACCAATCAACAGAGTTTGTGCTCTGAGTACACCGGCAATCCCAATTCCTCACACCGGGAAGTATTGAGCCTATTTTTCTGGTGCCCCACATAATGCATGCataagcttttcattttttatgggCTAACGTTAGTGCACCACAATCTAAAACTGAATGGGGGGGGAAAACCACCTCAACCATGAATTACGTGAAGATGATACTCCAAAATCAATGAAATTGAAACCACGTAAATTATTACCGTCTCCAATGGAGACCCTATAGCGCCTAAAGGTATCTTCATGCTCCCAACTTGACGAGTTCCGTGTATAAAACCGGGCCTCAGAATCACACCTGAAAAAGGAAATTATGAGAAAAACAATCCATGATCTAACGGGGCCTAGGAACAATAATGATCTCACAATAGTCTCtactctctgttttttttttgctcggctaaagaaagattttattaatcattaaaACAAGCCCAGAATCACACCTCCATACGGGAATCTAATCATCAGTTCCGTTTCAGCCGCTCTCTGCATCAGTGCATAAAGCCTTCATCAGAAAAAAAAGGATACAAaaaaaccattccaaaaaaGAGATTTTTGCTCCATTTTCTCGTACTTGTTTTGTTAAAGACATTGGATACCTTACTGGATTCCATCTTGGCTTCAACTAACCTTTTCATTTAGGTtacacaaataaaaatatggacatattttcatctttttccTATTATAACTTTTCTCCGGTAGCAGACAAAGGAATACAGGGCAAAATAGTACCTTTCCCTCATAATATCCTTGTAGCAGGTAATTTACCAAGCCGAAGTCAGCAGCAGAGATGTAAACATATCTTTTCACACCTGCAAATTTAGAACTCTCAGAATGCTCCTGCATCGTCAACTGACAACTCTCAAACAGAGCTGACTATCGTAGAAGGCAACCAAATACATTTGCAAATGAACTCGCCAATCACAGCCAGTTCCCCATAAAGTCAGAAGTTATACTAGCTAATAATTCTATTTCCTCCCAGTCCATAGCTGCACAACCTTTCGTTGCAGGCATGAATTTCATTATTACATTTTACCaaaaagctttctttttttcccttttccgtctttctctttttcttgtctGAGTTCTATTAAGTATTAAGGAGGAAACAAACATAAAGGAGCAAGGAATACCTTGTTCAGCTGCTGCTCTAATAGCATTAATATTTGC
Proteins encoded in this window:
- the LOC131304585 gene encoding uncharacterized protein At1g32220, chloroplastic-like is translated as MMRAIASRFLHSYSSPSKLSTVAASRNGRFLSTGPSKVEEPVQVDEAETVEVPPPLTEKLLVLGGNGFVGSHVCREALKRGLTVSSLSRSGRPSVNEAWAHEVFWHQGDLLLPESLKDALNGVTSVISCVGGFGSNSHMYKINGTANINAIRAAAEQGVKRYVYISAADFGLVNYLLQGYYEGKRAAETELMIRFPYGGVILRPGFIHGTRQVGSMKIPLGAIGSPLETVLKHAKPLSQIPLVGPLLTPPVSVNSVARVAVRAATDPVFPPGIVDVYGILRHSQQKSV